In Lathyrus oleraceus cultivar Zhongwan6 chromosome 2, CAAS_Psat_ZW6_1.0, whole genome shotgun sequence, the DNA window ccagggagagcttctgacaaatgagcatgggtccagaatggggggacccttctatactcgatgactctgacacaatgtgcactgcacaggatcttgggcttggatctcaatgctacaaccatgtaatgggagcaaggagaagactcaactgaatagtgggggatagattgcttatccctaccttccaccaattgccttatttaaaggactttcacctgcttggcacgaaattaaacaatcacaatcattgcctcttaaggaggacttcagacatttatttgcccggcccggtaacagccgggtctccagactacatgaagttaggaagttatacctcaatgcaagttgcttaagcaaagcaaagcaaatgttcacaaggaactgagcaactaaaagtacctggaaacagtcaaacacagttagtactcagacagacaaaactaaacagcaaaagttcaatcagttaatctatacagatcaatgcacaacaaagcaagctcaaagctcaatcccaaacttcacaacctacaaaacaatgttatgttagtgtacaaacatcaaacaacatcaattgcatttaacttgattcattctccatgtgcattatgcttttgatcctgaaaaatcaagcaaacattagcaacaagaccactaggctaaacctagggtccaaaggcaagaaaaattcctaaacagcaaggtattcaccaaccaatctcaaattaaagtcaaacaagagcaaacaccattggtctcatgtttatatcattcatcatgctcatgttatgcacaaaacaatccacaTTGGTTCAAgtgaagcaccaaacatgcaaacagaactattgcattcaaatccacaccaaaacacttccaaaaattctcaaataaattacacctaaacagggcctaatccaggtatggcacaccaaatttcagcttaattgggcaaatggaaccatgtcaatgaaaatcaacaaaaacagacacaataacatgctccaaatcacaacatcaatacatacactcacttcaaaaattcataactcaatgaaaacaaaaaagaaatggatgagaccaaaacaggaatgtcacacaatgtgtctattacaagcatatcaaatttcatgattattcaataccatatgagcatttcacatccaaattacaaacatgtaccacatggacttgcatatttgaccaacagaaatgaaaaatcacaatcaatttgaaaatgcaatgtaaaattccaaaaaaaatcacatagcatcctaacatgttaatcaaccatcatgcaaaatttcatttcattctaacaagtatagaccactcaattaaatccagccagttgacatcaagaggtgtgacacaaattgtcacacctaagttcaaaaattcataactcaatgatcaggtatcaaaaactcatgaaatttacatataaatgaacatcagccagtcaacaatcatcacaaaaattgtcaagaatttatctaacactatgagcatttcatgaaccaaatggtaagatgtatcaaatgtgaacacatgtgaaacaaacctaaatcaatccaaaaatataccatgcacaactttgaccaataggtcaaaaaaattctacactcaacaacaaagtcaacacaaaaattctcacatttttctgaattttatacaattttttatgaattatttaagGTCATGgtaattttttatgaattatttaaaattaaatagaatattcagtggcagttttgtaaatacttaatggcgggagcgggaaacacATGATTTGAAAATTCAAACAGTTTTTGAAGATCAAATGAACATTCATCATCGTTTTCCTTCAACATTTTTCCAGAACTCTCAAAAATCGAAGAACATCAAAGCATCACAGAAATTCACAAATGGATAGCCGTTCTAACCGTCTAAGCACGTGGAATACGAATATCAACCTATTGCAACCTAACAATTCCTATATCATGCGAATCGAAGAGGTTAGGGTTTTGAATCTAAGCTTCGAATCCGAATATCTCTCCCTAGGTTCATCCGTTTCTAAAAACAAATACATCATGATAATCTACGTTCATCACTCTTCAAAACGCATCTAAACATTTGAAGAACCGTGACATTCGAAAAATCAcatacctggaatggcagtgtGGAAATTGAATGAATTCACGCGTTTTGACTTCAAACAGGTACAGCCTACTCCTCAGGAAGGTGAGTGATGCATCCAGTTTCAATTGTAATGGTCTCTAGAGCATGAAATCCGAATTTACCATGGATGATGCTTATTGGAACAGTCACGATGCAAAGCTTTTTCCACTCCAAACTCCACAAACAGTTGGAGATGATGATGATAGGAGTTGAATGCAAGAGGAATCTCGAAgattggttgagatttgatgaagTTTTATGAGATTGAAGGTGTTGGTGTTCTTGAagaattgagagaatttgatgagTTCTTGATCCAATTTTGGGAAATGtcaaattctgttaggattagaaagtgattaggcttatatatgtGACCTTAAACCAAGTTTAATCATGTCATTAACCAAATGCCTTTGATTAGTGAAAATGCTTAATTTCAAGTAAGGGACAAAATGGTACTTTCCAcagccagctcattgccacctcatggacagctgTACAACTTCTAAATACCTGTCATGAACtattgcaacttgtttcactctcattggatacatatttttgaaattcaccatgtaatgccactttgtccaattttgcactttcatttttcaagccaattctcaaaccataagcctttgccatgaaatgatgattccaacaagtttcaaataccatttgtgaggtgtagcaaaaatccccactcaaaaattccaattatttcacaagttggacaattttgcccttggtccattttaactgtccagttgaaatttgactttttgcattgaccacttttgggaaaatccaattatgcaccatgaaagtacatgtcaaatggagtttgtgcatataaagaacttgcaatttggacaaaccatgtggaagttatggtctcctgattatgggtcatttctgaaattcactgagccataactttccaaccatacattggattttcaagttcttggactttttggaaaggtgagaacaagatctacaactttcatgttgaacaaattttcatttgaagcttccttggacacgtggctttgaggtcaaaaactttccatttttggaaacttcaattacaagtcactttctatttttggcagtttttgttctgacttgattttctccattcttaagctttgagatgtcaaataacacttgttccaacatggatgaagtgtatccaactcatttccacctccacatccatcagatcatgtacagttgaccacagttgacttttccatctgacagatgaatctggcaatgcatagatcaaattaagctccaatctccaactgaaatagctcaagggtgacaccctagcctccattaacacaatataatcatagaatgaaccccacaaccatcataaacctcatctcctaatcatgccctgactggcccaatacaactgattagggttgaccagtggtcaaaaccctaatctcaaggaatgaacttcaatctcctgatgatatccaaccatgatgatgatgatgtatcattgcaatcaagatgaagaccaacatcctttgagaaccatgaaaccctaatttgaactgccccatcctcagatgatcaatgaccagtcaataaaccctaggcttgcactttgacttcctcatcttctgatcaagacttgggaggatagcttgcacaatgtaaccacatgatatgcaatatgcaatgcctaatgacctaaaaatgatatgcaaaatgaTAATGCTaatcccaagagaggagggcaaattttgaggtgttacaagtaggaactctgatcttagttagggattaagtgaagagttgtaaacgggggagtttagctttgaattaatactactaatagtggatttcctccctggcttagtagtccccagacgtaggtcatgttggaccgaactgggtaaacaattactcgtgttatttactgcacttattgttttctgcataatccttgtctgcgcagaattggatgtcataacaacccgtgtgacatcgaaagtctgttaactagaattttAGTTTTGGTGAAGTAACATGAATGAATGCTTATGAAGTTACATTTGTTGAGTTATGATGTTTGACGTTGTTTATTGATGTTGTAACATTGATCAGTTGTTGCATATGATGAATGATATTGTGCATAAATGGTGAGATATGCATGGTGATTCTTTTGGGTGAATCTTTTGGTGATAATGCATGTtgttgagagtcatgcatcatggtgttTAGTCTTTAGTCCAGTTTTGGTATACTCTAGTCCGGTGGGATGGATTGGGAGCGAGTAGCTAATTTTAATGAATAATGAGTGAAGTGTTACATATGGTGATGGTAATTaattttggtgtgctctggtctTATGGTAAGGATCATAAGAGAGTAGTCGGTTCTATATGGGAGATGGTGTACTGTTACCTATAGTGATTGTAAAGATTTGATGTGCCctggtcctatggtggggatcaagagtgagatgaacctgagtgttcacGAATGGTATTTCATATATAATGAGTCAGTTGTGGAGTATATTGCATACATGTTTGCATATGTAGTTGATCTTTCATGATGTTGTTGATTTGTTGAGAATATGTACAAGTTGTTATGATTGGGTGTGAGAATATTTTGTTGCTAGTTGTGTAATGAATGTGTGATTGTTGTGTATTTTATGCCTTATCATTATTTACAATGTTTATATTGAATGTTGTTTCTCACCCCCTTTTACTtcatgttgtccaccatggacatcttgaAGATACTCAAGAGTGATCCATGTTTATGCGTGTTGGAAGGTGGCTTGTTGAAGATACTATTTGCTTTTACTTTTAATCATTAGTAATACTAGTGGTTTACTGCTCTGATCGTGTAACATCGATGACATGATTTATTAGATTTTCgaagttgttgttgtttttgttattttgAAGTTTCTAACTTATTTATGAAGTTGTGTTAAAAACGTTTTTTCGTTTCGTAGTTCAAATGATTTTGATGATTTCTTTAAGGATTTATCGTGGTGAGACCTTGAATTGTCATTTAATGTTTTATTTATAAGTTTTGGTgtttagggtgttacataatGGTATTATAGCAGGTCGGTTTGTCTGACCAGGTTTCGTAATGTTGTCGAGTCCCTAACTTACAACATGTGCGTGTACAATGTCTatgcatttttttatttaatttctgtttgaTGGTGTGAAGAATGGCTGGAAGAAACGATTGTGTTATTGTTGACGCTTTGGAGTCAGTGGCTCAGGCACGACATGAACAACAGAATCAAGCAGATGATGAGTTTCGTGATTTGGGGAAATTTCAGAGGAATAATATGTTGATGTTCAAGGTCATGTATGATCTGGAGGGTGCTCAAGTGTGGCTTTGAGAGATCGATAAAACTTTCCGAGTAATGGCATGTACTGAAGAACCGAAGGTATTGTTTAGTACTCACATGTTGTTTGAggaagctgatgactggtgggATAATGTTTGCCATAGACTAGAAGTTGTtggtgctgagatcacttgggccGTGTTCCGGGTGCAATTCCTTGAGAAGTACTTTCTTGAAGATGTGTGTaaagaaggaaattgaattccttgagtTTAAGCAAGGAAACTCGATAGTTGCTGAGTATGCTGCCAAGTTTGAGGAACTTGTGAAGTTCTATCCACACTATGATGGTGTAGTTGTGGAGGGGTTGAAGTGCATTAAGTTTGAAAACAGACTGCGGCCTGAGATTAAGCAGGGTATTGGCTACCAGGAGAATCACAGGTTTCCTACTCGGGTGAACAAGTGTTAGATTTATGATGAGGAATGCATATCTCTTTCTACCCACTACAAGAGCGTTAATAAGAGAAAGGAAAAGAATCAGTATATGGGAAGACCATACAGTGCTCCAACTGATATAGGAAAGCAGAGAGttgaagatgagaaaaagcataGTGGGGGAGGTACTATCGCTTATGTCAAGTGCTTCAAGTGTGGCGAGTTCAACCACCATGCTAATGAGTGCAAGGATAGTGTCCTGAGGTGCTTTAAGTGTGGGAAGATAGATAAATGTGTGGTAGATTGCAGGATTGTTGGGACGATTTGTTATAACTATGACGAATAAGGTCATATCAGTACTAATTGTCAGAAGTCGAAGAAGGCACAGTCTGAAGGAAAGGTCTTTGCTTTGACTGGGACAAAGACTGCTATTGCTGGTCGTTTGATTCAAGATACCTGTTTTATAAATGATATCCCACTGATTTCTATTATTGACACAAGTGCAACACATTTGTTTGTTGCACTTGATTGTGCTGAGAGGTTGGGTTTGAAATTGTCTTATATGGATGGGAATATGATTGGTTAGACCCCGACTCTAGGTCTGGTAACCACTTTGTgggtttgtttgaattgtccaCTTACTATTTATGGTAAGAGTTTTAGGATGGATTTAGTATGTCTACCTTTGAGGAATCTATATGCTATCCTTGGAATGAACTGGTTGGAGTTCATCCATGTTCATATCAACTATTTCGACAAGACAATGTCACTTCTAGAGTTTGATGCAACTGATGAGTTATTCATGTCGGCCAAGAAAGTGGATGAGTTGTGAAGGATACTCCTACAATGTTTATGATATTAGCTTTTATGAAGGCATAAAGAAAAACTATGATTAAAGAGCTACacgtggtgtgtgattttccgGAAGTATTTCCAGACGACATCAGTGATTTGCCACCAGAGTGCGAAGTCGAGTTTactatagacttagtacctggtactagtctGGTGTCGATGGATTCTTATGGAATGTCTGCTTTAGAGTTGAGTGAACTGAAGAAACAACTGGAAGATCTGCTTGAGAAAAGGTTTGTTCATCTGAGTGTTTCGCTGTGAGGTGCACCGGTGTTACTTGTAAAGAAGAAACATGGTAgtatgaggttgtgtgtggattatCAACAACTAAATAAAGTGAAGATAAAGAACAAGTATCTACTTTTGAGGATTTGTGATTTCATGGATCAGTTGGTAggtgcttgtgtgtttagcaagattaATCTGCGTTCGGGTTACCATCAGATTCGTGTGAAATCGGAATATATTCTGAAGGTTGATTTTAGAATAAGGTATGGTCATTACGAATATTAAGTAATGTCATTTGGTGTGTCTAGTGC includes these proteins:
- the LOC127123536 gene encoding uncharacterized protein LOC127123536 codes for the protein MGRPYSAPTDIGKQRVEDEKKHSGGGTIAYVKCFKCGEFNHHANECKDSVLSTNCQKSKKAQSEGKVFALTGTKTAIAGRLIQDTCFINDIPLISIIDTSATHLFVALDCAERLGLKLSYMDGNMIVCLPLRNLYAILGMNWLEFIHVHINYFDKTMSLLEFDATDELFMSAKKVDEL